One stretch of Astatotilapia calliptera chromosome 3, fAstCal1.2, whole genome shotgun sequence DNA includes these proteins:
- the LOC113019659 gene encoding uncharacterized protein LOC113019659 isoform X1, which produces MGMLLLFLLIINVSQHALAVVEVNEGERSVLLLCLYSGFIPEDSTVMWTRSDLDPNSVHLRQEGGDNLRGQNQHYRGRTSMNRYALITNDFSLTLTKPSKTDSGNYTCSISAGGKERRLGDIQLQVKDQQVEVTVREGSESVILPCNTTPDLPKNTTVEWTRSEVGLITVHEYSNRNDDFMTQDEVYRDRTKMNKDLLRTGDLSLSLKYPTERDSGGYICTIYRDKDILRQKVVLQVKEPFPPWATALLVLLVLLVVFGCLLFNFRHYFMSDYQKVEVDSGVESVQLPCKNIVNFLKDTNVEWKDRDNRMVHVYENGSDQPGEQHQDYKDRTKIKRNLLKPADFSLTLKFPTYRDTNTYTCTISRGGNIQIKKQVELKVRVPQVEVDSGVESVQLPLKTIIHLPEKAKVEWKNSSGRIVHVYENGSDQPEEQNHCYKDRTEMNIDPLKPGDLSLTLKHPTDRDNSTYTCTVYSTDKKTILMKKQVELKVKVPLVEVEDSGLESVQLAHKATLNLPKDAKVEWTDSSYRMLHVYPSSSDQPEEQDRRYRGRTEMNEDLLKNGDLTLTLKHPTDWDRGPYTCTIYSTEGNILMRKQVDLKVGVCQVEVEEGAESVQLPFKTTENLPEDVRVKWRDRCNRKLHVYQNGWRAEEQHQVYRDRTKMNEDLLKTGDLSLTLKHPTVRDSGRYNCVVDSRNLYRYKTVLLKVKGRVQVQDQTGDIRNRSSSIDPTPLMADQSV; this is translated from the exons tttcccagcatgctcTGGCTGTGGTGGAGGTGAATGAGGGGGAAAGGTCTGTCCTGTTGCTGTGTCTGTACTCAGGTTTTATACCTGAGgactccacagtgatgtggacTCGCAGTGACCTCGATCCCAATTCAGTCCACCTACGACAAGAAGGAGGAGACAATCTTAGAGGACAAAACCAGCATTACAGAGGGCGCACATCAATGAATCGTTATGCTTTAATCACAAATgacttcagcctcactctgacGAAACCCTCAAAGACTGACAGCGGCAACTACACCTGCTCCATCAGTGCTGGAGGAAAAGAACGGAGACTGGGAGACATccagctgcaggtcaaag ACCAGCAGGTGGAGGTGACGGTGAGGGAAGGGTCAGAGTCTGTCATCCTGCCCTGCAACAcaacacctgacctgcccaaGAACACCACAGTGGAGTGGACTCGCTCTGAAGTTGGACTCATCACAGTCCATGAGTATTCTAACAGAAATGATGACTTTATGACTCAGGACGAAGTTTACAGAGACCGaacaaagatgaataaagacctgctgagaactggagacctcagtctgtccctgaaataccccacagagagagacagtggaggATACATCTGCACCATCTACAGGGACAAAGACATCCTGAGACAGAAAGTAgtgctgcaggtcaaag aaCCATTTCCACCCTGGGCCACAGCTCTCCTGGTTCTCCTGGTTCTTCTTGTGGTTTTTGGatgtcttttatttaatttccgGCACTATTTCATGTCAG ATTACCAaaaggtggaggtggattcaggggtggagtctgtccagctgccctgCAAAAATATAGTTAACTTTCTTAAAGACACTAATGTGGAGTGGAAAGACAGAGACAACAGGATGGTCCATGTGTATGAGAATGGCTCTGACCAGCCTGGAGAACAGCACCAGGATTACAAAGACCGAACAAAGATAAAGAGAAACCTTCTGAAACCTGCAGACTTCAGTCTGACACTGAAATTTCCCACatacagagatacaaacacCTACACCTGCACCATCAGCAGGGGGGGAAACATCCAGATAaagaaacaagtggagctgaaagtcagag TCCCTCAGGTGGAGGTGGATTCaggggtggagtctgtccagTTGCCCCTCAAAACCATAATTCACTTGCCTGAAAAAGCTAAAGTGGAGTGGAAGAACAGTTCAGGCAGGATAGTCCACGTGTATGAGAACGGCTCTGACCAACCTGAAGAACAGAACCACTGTTACAAAGACCGAACAGAAATGAATATAGACCCACTGAAACCTGGAGACCTCAGCCTGACCCTCAAACACCCCACAGACAGAGATAACTCcacctacacctgcaccgtctacagcacagataaaaaaacaatcctaatgAAGAAACAAGTAGAGCTGAAAGTCAAAG TCCCCCTTGTCGAGGTGGAGGATTCAGGGctggagtctgtccagctggCACACAAAGCTACACTTAACCTGCCTAAAGACGCTAAAGTTGAGTGGACGGACAGTTCATACAGGATGCTTCACGTGTATCCAAGCAGCTCTGACCAGCCTGAAGAACAGGACCGCCGTTACAGAGGACGAACAgagatgaatgaagacctgctgaaaaaTGGAGACCTCACCctgaccctgaaacaccccACAGACTGGGACAGAGGCCCCTACACCTGCACCATCTACAGCACGGAGGGAAACATCCTGATGAGGAAGCAAGTGGATCTGAAAGTCGGAG tctgtcaggtggaggtggaggagggggcggagtctgtccagctgcccttcaaaaccacagaaaacctGCCTGAAGATGTTAGAGTGAAGTGGAGGGACAGATGCAACAGGAAGCTTCACGTGTATCAGAACGGCTGGAGGGCTGAAGAACAGCACCAGGTTTACAGAGACCGaacgaagatgaatgaagacctgctgaaaactggagacctcagtctgaccctgaaacaccccACAGTGAGAGACAGTGGGAGATACAACTGTGTAGTCGACAGCAGGAATCTCTACAGATACAAAACGGTGCTGCTTAAAGTCAaag GGAGAGTTCAGGTCCAGGATCAAACAGGGGACATCAGGAACAGAAGCAGCTCCATTGATCCGACTCCTCTGATGGCTGATCAATCAGTTTGA
- the LOC113019659 gene encoding uncharacterized protein LOC113019659 isoform X5 — MKMLLFLLLSDQQVEVTVREGSESVILPCNTTPDLPKNTTVEWTRSEVGLITVHEYSNRNDDFMTQDEVYRDRTKMNKDLLRTGDLSLSLKYPTERDSGGYICTIYRDKDILRQKVVLQVKEPFPPWATALLVLLVLLVVFGCLLFNFRHYFMSDYQKVEVDSGVESVQLPCKNIVNFLKDTNVEWKDRDNRMVHVYENGSDQPGEQHQDYKDRTKIKRNLLKPADFSLTLKFPTYRDTNTYTCTISRGGNIQIKKQVELKVRVPQVEVDSGVESVQLPLKTIIHLPEKAKVEWKNSSGRIVHVYENGSDQPEEQNHCYKDRTEMNIDPLKPGDLSLTLKHPTDRDNSTYTCTVYSTDKKTILMKKQVELKVKVPLVEVEDSGLESVQLAHKATLNLPKDAKVEWTDSSYRMLHVYPSSSDQPEEQDRRYRGRTEMNEDLLKNGDLTLTLKHPTDWDRGPYTCTIYSTEGNILMRKQVDLKVGVCQVEVEEGAESVQLPFKTTENLPEDVRVKWRDRCNRKLHVYQNGWRAEEQHQVYRDRTKMNEDLLKTGDLSLTLKHPTVRDSGRYNCVVDSRNLYRYKTVLLKVKGRVQVQDQTGDIRNRSSSIDPTPLMADQSV, encoded by the exons ACCAGCAGGTGGAGGTGACGGTGAGGGAAGGGTCAGAGTCTGTCATCCTGCCCTGCAACAcaacacctgacctgcccaaGAACACCACAGTGGAGTGGACTCGCTCTGAAGTTGGACTCATCACAGTCCATGAGTATTCTAACAGAAATGATGACTTTATGACTCAGGACGAAGTTTACAGAGACCGaacaaagatgaataaagacctgctgagaactggagacctcagtctgtccctgaaataccccacagagagagacagtggaggATACATCTGCACCATCTACAGGGACAAAGACATCCTGAGACAGAAAGTAgtgctgcaggtcaaag aaCCATTTCCACCCTGGGCCACAGCTCTCCTGGTTCTCCTGGTTCTTCTTGTGGTTTTTGGatgtcttttatttaatttccgGCACTATTTCATGTCAG ATTACCAaaaggtggaggtggattcaggggtggagtctgtccagctgccctgCAAAAATATAGTTAACTTTCTTAAAGACACTAATGTGGAGTGGAAAGACAGAGACAACAGGATGGTCCATGTGTATGAGAATGGCTCTGACCAGCCTGGAGAACAGCACCAGGATTACAAAGACCGAACAAAGATAAAGAGAAACCTTCTGAAACCTGCAGACTTCAGTCTGACACTGAAATTTCCCACatacagagatacaaacacCTACACCTGCACCATCAGCAGGGGGGGAAACATCCAGATAaagaaacaagtggagctgaaagtcagag TCCCTCAGGTGGAGGTGGATTCaggggtggagtctgtccagTTGCCCCTCAAAACCATAATTCACTTGCCTGAAAAAGCTAAAGTGGAGTGGAAGAACAGTTCAGGCAGGATAGTCCACGTGTATGAGAACGGCTCTGACCAACCTGAAGAACAGAACCACTGTTACAAAGACCGAACAGAAATGAATATAGACCCACTGAAACCTGGAGACCTCAGCCTGACCCTCAAACACCCCACAGACAGAGATAACTCcacctacacctgcaccgtctacagcacagataaaaaaacaatcctaatgAAGAAACAAGTAGAGCTGAAAGTCAAAG TCCCCCTTGTCGAGGTGGAGGATTCAGGGctggagtctgtccagctggCACACAAAGCTACACTTAACCTGCCTAAAGACGCTAAAGTTGAGTGGACGGACAGTTCATACAGGATGCTTCACGTGTATCCAAGCAGCTCTGACCAGCCTGAAGAACAGGACCGCCGTTACAGAGGACGAACAgagatgaatgaagacctgctgaaaaaTGGAGACCTCACCctgaccctgaaacaccccACAGACTGGGACAGAGGCCCCTACACCTGCACCATCTACAGCACGGAGGGAAACATCCTGATGAGGAAGCAAGTGGATCTGAAAGTCGGAG tctgtcaggtggaggtggaggagggggcggagtctgtccagctgcccttcaaaaccacagaaaacctGCCTGAAGATGTTAGAGTGAAGTGGAGGGACAGATGCAACAGGAAGCTTCACGTGTATCAGAACGGCTGGAGGGCTGAAGAACAGCACCAGGTTTACAGAGACCGaacgaagatgaatgaagacctgctgaaaactggagacctcagtctgaccctgaaacaccccACAGTGAGAGACAGTGGGAGATACAACTGTGTAGTCGACAGCAGGAATCTCTACAGATACAAAACGGTGCTGCTTAAAGTCAaag GGAGAGTTCAGGTCCAGGATCAAACAGGGGACATCAGGAACAGAAGCAGCTCCATTGATCCGACTCCTCTGATGGCTGATCAATCAGTTTGA
- the LOC113019659 gene encoding uncharacterized protein LOC113019659 isoform X3 — protein sequence MGMLLLFLLIINVSQHALAVVEVNEGERSVLLLCLYSGFIPEDSTVMWTRSDLDPNSVHLRQEGGDNLRGQNQHYRGRTSMNRYALITNDFSLTLTKPSKTDSGNYTCSISAGGKERRLGDIQLQVKDQQVEVTVREGSESVILPCNTTPDLPKNTTVEWTRSEVGLITVHEYSNRNDDFMTQDEVYRDRTKMNKDLLRTGDLSLSLKYPTERDSGGYICTIYRDKDILRQKVVLQVKEPFPPWATALLVLLVLLVVFGCLLFNFRHYFMSDYQKVEVDSGVESVQLPLKTIIHLPEKAKVEWKNSSGRIVHVYENGSDQPEEQNHCYKDRTEMNIDPLKPGDLSLTLKHPTDRDNSTYTCTVYSTDKKTILMKKQVELKVKVPLVEVEDSGLESVQLAHKATLNLPKDAKVEWTDSSYRMLHVYPSSSDQPEEQDRRYRGRTEMNEDLLKNGDLTLTLKHPTDWDRGPYTCTIYSTEGNILMRKQVDLKVGVCQVEVEEGAESVQLPFKTTENLPEDVRVKWRDRCNRKLHVYQNGWRAEEQHQVYRDRTKMNEDLLKTGDLSLTLKHPTVRDSGRYNCVVDSRNLYRYKTVLLKVKGRVQVQDQTGDIRNRSSSIDPTPLMADQSV from the exons tttcccagcatgctcTGGCTGTGGTGGAGGTGAATGAGGGGGAAAGGTCTGTCCTGTTGCTGTGTCTGTACTCAGGTTTTATACCTGAGgactccacagtgatgtggacTCGCAGTGACCTCGATCCCAATTCAGTCCACCTACGACAAGAAGGAGGAGACAATCTTAGAGGACAAAACCAGCATTACAGAGGGCGCACATCAATGAATCGTTATGCTTTAATCACAAATgacttcagcctcactctgacGAAACCCTCAAAGACTGACAGCGGCAACTACACCTGCTCCATCAGTGCTGGAGGAAAAGAACGGAGACTGGGAGACATccagctgcaggtcaaag ACCAGCAGGTGGAGGTGACGGTGAGGGAAGGGTCAGAGTCTGTCATCCTGCCCTGCAACAcaacacctgacctgcccaaGAACACCACAGTGGAGTGGACTCGCTCTGAAGTTGGACTCATCACAGTCCATGAGTATTCTAACAGAAATGATGACTTTATGACTCAGGACGAAGTTTACAGAGACCGaacaaagatgaataaagacctgctgagaactggagacctcagtctgtccctgaaataccccacagagagagacagtggaggATACATCTGCACCATCTACAGGGACAAAGACATCCTGAGACAGAAAGTAgtgctgcaggtcaaag aaCCATTTCCACCCTGGGCCACAGCTCTCCTGGTTCTCCTGGTTCTTCTTGTGGTTTTTGGatgtcttttatttaatttccgGCACTATTTCATGTCAG ATTACCAaaag GTGGAGGTGGATTCaggggtggagtctgtccagTTGCCCCTCAAAACCATAATTCACTTGCCTGAAAAAGCTAAAGTGGAGTGGAAGAACAGTTCAGGCAGGATAGTCCACGTGTATGAGAACGGCTCTGACCAACCTGAAGAACAGAACCACTGTTACAAAGACCGAACAGAAATGAATATAGACCCACTGAAACCTGGAGACCTCAGCCTGACCCTCAAACACCCCACAGACAGAGATAACTCcacctacacctgcaccgtctacagcacagataaaaaaacaatcctaatgAAGAAACAAGTAGAGCTGAAAGTCAAAG TCCCCCTTGTCGAGGTGGAGGATTCAGGGctggagtctgtccagctggCACACAAAGCTACACTTAACCTGCCTAAAGACGCTAAAGTTGAGTGGACGGACAGTTCATACAGGATGCTTCACGTGTATCCAAGCAGCTCTGACCAGCCTGAAGAACAGGACCGCCGTTACAGAGGACGAACAgagatgaatgaagacctgctgaaaaaTGGAGACCTCACCctgaccctgaaacaccccACAGACTGGGACAGAGGCCCCTACACCTGCACCATCTACAGCACGGAGGGAAACATCCTGATGAGGAAGCAAGTGGATCTGAAAGTCGGAG tctgtcaggtggaggtggaggagggggcggagtctgtccagctgcccttcaaaaccacagaaaacctGCCTGAAGATGTTAGAGTGAAGTGGAGGGACAGATGCAACAGGAAGCTTCACGTGTATCAGAACGGCTGGAGGGCTGAAGAACAGCACCAGGTTTACAGAGACCGaacgaagatgaatgaagacctgctgaaaactggagacctcagtctgaccctgaaacaccccACAGTGAGAGACAGTGGGAGATACAACTGTGTAGTCGACAGCAGGAATCTCTACAGATACAAAACGGTGCTGCTTAAAGTCAaag GGAGAGTTCAGGTCCAGGATCAAACAGGGGACATCAGGAACAGAAGCAGCTCCATTGATCCGACTCCTCTGATGGCTGATCAATCAGTTTGA
- the LOC113019659 gene encoding uncharacterized protein LOC113019659 isoform X2: MKMLLFLLLSVSQHALAVVEVNEGERSVLLLCLYSGFIPEDSTVMWTRSDLDPNSVHLRQEGGDNLRGQNQHYRGRTSMNRYALITNDFSLTLTKPSKTDSGNYTCSISAGGKERRLGDIQLQVKDQQVEVTVREGSESVILPCNTTPDLPKNTTVEWTRSEVGLITVHEYSNRNDDFMTQDEVYRDRTKMNKDLLRTGDLSLSLKYPTERDSGGYICTIYRDKDILRQKVVLQVKEPFPPWATALLVLLVLLVVFGCLLFNFRHYFMSDYQKVEVDSGVESVQLPCKNIVNFLKDTNVEWKDRDNRMVHVYENGSDQPGEQHQDYKDRTKIKRNLLKPADFSLTLKFPTYRDTNTYTCTISRGGNIQIKKQVELKVRVPQVEVDSGVESVQLPLKTIIHLPEKAKVEWKNSSGRIVHVYENGSDQPEEQNHCYKDRTEMNIDPLKPGDLSLTLKHPTDRDNSTYTCTVYSTDKKTILMKKQVELKVKVPLVEVEDSGLESVQLAHKATLNLPKDAKVEWTDSSYRMLHVYPSSSDQPEEQDRRYRGRTEMNEDLLKNGDLTLTLKHPTDWDRGPYTCTIYSTEGNILMRKQVDLKVGVCQVEVEEGAESVQLPFKTTENLPEDVRVKWRDRCNRKLHVYQNGWRAEEQHQVYRDRTKMNEDLLKTGDLSLTLKHPTVRDSGRYNCVVDSRNLYRYKTVLLKVKGRVQVQDQTGDIRNRSSSIDPTPLMADQSV, translated from the exons tttcccagcatgctcTGGCTGTGGTGGAGGTGAATGAGGGGGAAAGGTCTGTCCTGTTGCTGTGTCTGTACTCAGGTTTTATACCTGAGgactccacagtgatgtggacTCGCAGTGACCTCGATCCCAATTCAGTCCACCTACGACAAGAAGGAGGAGACAATCTTAGAGGACAAAACCAGCATTACAGAGGGCGCACATCAATGAATCGTTATGCTTTAATCACAAATgacttcagcctcactctgacGAAACCCTCAAAGACTGACAGCGGCAACTACACCTGCTCCATCAGTGCTGGAGGAAAAGAACGGAGACTGGGAGACATccagctgcaggtcaaag ACCAGCAGGTGGAGGTGACGGTGAGGGAAGGGTCAGAGTCTGTCATCCTGCCCTGCAACAcaacacctgacctgcccaaGAACACCACAGTGGAGTGGACTCGCTCTGAAGTTGGACTCATCACAGTCCATGAGTATTCTAACAGAAATGATGACTTTATGACTCAGGACGAAGTTTACAGAGACCGaacaaagatgaataaagacctgctgagaactggagacctcagtctgtccctgaaataccccacagagagagacagtggaggATACATCTGCACCATCTACAGGGACAAAGACATCCTGAGACAGAAAGTAgtgctgcaggtcaaag aaCCATTTCCACCCTGGGCCACAGCTCTCCTGGTTCTCCTGGTTCTTCTTGTGGTTTTTGGatgtcttttatttaatttccgGCACTATTTCATGTCAG ATTACCAaaaggtggaggtggattcaggggtggagtctgtccagctgccctgCAAAAATATAGTTAACTTTCTTAAAGACACTAATGTGGAGTGGAAAGACAGAGACAACAGGATGGTCCATGTGTATGAGAATGGCTCTGACCAGCCTGGAGAACAGCACCAGGATTACAAAGACCGAACAAAGATAAAGAGAAACCTTCTGAAACCTGCAGACTTCAGTCTGACACTGAAATTTCCCACatacagagatacaaacacCTACACCTGCACCATCAGCAGGGGGGGAAACATCCAGATAaagaaacaagtggagctgaaagtcagag TCCCTCAGGTGGAGGTGGATTCaggggtggagtctgtccagTTGCCCCTCAAAACCATAATTCACTTGCCTGAAAAAGCTAAAGTGGAGTGGAAGAACAGTTCAGGCAGGATAGTCCACGTGTATGAGAACGGCTCTGACCAACCTGAAGAACAGAACCACTGTTACAAAGACCGAACAGAAATGAATATAGACCCACTGAAACCTGGAGACCTCAGCCTGACCCTCAAACACCCCACAGACAGAGATAACTCcacctacacctgcaccgtctacagcacagataaaaaaacaatcctaatgAAGAAACAAGTAGAGCTGAAAGTCAAAG TCCCCCTTGTCGAGGTGGAGGATTCAGGGctggagtctgtccagctggCACACAAAGCTACACTTAACCTGCCTAAAGACGCTAAAGTTGAGTGGACGGACAGTTCATACAGGATGCTTCACGTGTATCCAAGCAGCTCTGACCAGCCTGAAGAACAGGACCGCCGTTACAGAGGACGAACAgagatgaatgaagacctgctgaaaaaTGGAGACCTCACCctgaccctgaaacaccccACAGACTGGGACAGAGGCCCCTACACCTGCACCATCTACAGCACGGAGGGAAACATCCTGATGAGGAAGCAAGTGGATCTGAAAGTCGGAG tctgtcaggtggaggtggaggagggggcggagtctgtccagctgcccttcaaaaccacagaaaacctGCCTGAAGATGTTAGAGTGAAGTGGAGGGACAGATGCAACAGGAAGCTTCACGTGTATCAGAACGGCTGGAGGGCTGAAGAACAGCACCAGGTTTACAGAGACCGaacgaagatgaatgaagacctgctgaaaactggagacctcagtctgaccctgaaacaccccACAGTGAGAGACAGTGGGAGATACAACTGTGTAGTCGACAGCAGGAATCTCTACAGATACAAAACGGTGCTGCTTAAAGTCAaag GGAGAGTTCAGGTCCAGGATCAAACAGGGGACATCAGGAACAGAAGCAGCTCCATTGATCCGACTCCTCTGATGGCTGATCAATCAGTTTGA
- the LOC113019659 gene encoding uncharacterized protein LOC113019659 isoform X4 yields MGMLLLFLLIINVSQHALAVVEVNEGERSVLLLCLYSGFIPEDSTVMWTRSDLDPNSVHLRQEGGDNLRGQNQHYRGRTSMNRYALITNDFSLTLTKPSKTDSGNYTCSISAGGKERRLGDIQLQVKDQQVEVTVREGSESVILPCNTTPDLPKNTTVEWTRSEVGLITVHEYSNRNDDFMTQDEVYRDRTKMNKDLLRTGDLSLSLKYPTERDSGGYICTIYRDKDILRQKVVLQVKEPFPPWATALLVLLVLLVVFGCLLFNFRHYFMSVPQVEVDSGVESVQLPLKTIIHLPEKAKVEWKNSSGRIVHVYENGSDQPEEQNHCYKDRTEMNIDPLKPGDLSLTLKHPTDRDNSTYTCTVYSTDKKTILMKKQVELKVKVPLVEVEDSGLESVQLAHKATLNLPKDAKVEWTDSSYRMLHVYPSSSDQPEEQDRRYRGRTEMNEDLLKNGDLTLTLKHPTDWDRGPYTCTIYSTEGNILMRKQVDLKVGVCQVEVEEGAESVQLPFKTTENLPEDVRVKWRDRCNRKLHVYQNGWRAEEQHQVYRDRTKMNEDLLKTGDLSLTLKHPTVRDSGRYNCVVDSRNLYRYKTVLLKVKGRVQVQDQTGDIRNRSSSIDPTPLMADQSV; encoded by the exons tttcccagcatgctcTGGCTGTGGTGGAGGTGAATGAGGGGGAAAGGTCTGTCCTGTTGCTGTGTCTGTACTCAGGTTTTATACCTGAGgactccacagtgatgtggacTCGCAGTGACCTCGATCCCAATTCAGTCCACCTACGACAAGAAGGAGGAGACAATCTTAGAGGACAAAACCAGCATTACAGAGGGCGCACATCAATGAATCGTTATGCTTTAATCACAAATgacttcagcctcactctgacGAAACCCTCAAAGACTGACAGCGGCAACTACACCTGCTCCATCAGTGCTGGAGGAAAAGAACGGAGACTGGGAGACATccagctgcaggtcaaag ACCAGCAGGTGGAGGTGACGGTGAGGGAAGGGTCAGAGTCTGTCATCCTGCCCTGCAACAcaacacctgacctgcccaaGAACACCACAGTGGAGTGGACTCGCTCTGAAGTTGGACTCATCACAGTCCATGAGTATTCTAACAGAAATGATGACTTTATGACTCAGGACGAAGTTTACAGAGACCGaacaaagatgaataaagacctgctgagaactggagacctcagtctgtccctgaaataccccacagagagagacagtggaggATACATCTGCACCATCTACAGGGACAAAGACATCCTGAGACAGAAAGTAgtgctgcaggtcaaag aaCCATTTCCACCCTGGGCCACAGCTCTCCTGGTTCTCCTGGTTCTTCTTGTGGTTTTTGGatgtcttttatttaatttccgGCACTATTTCATGTCAG TCCCTCAGGTGGAGGTGGATTCaggggtggagtctgtccagTTGCCCCTCAAAACCATAATTCACTTGCCTGAAAAAGCTAAAGTGGAGTGGAAGAACAGTTCAGGCAGGATAGTCCACGTGTATGAGAACGGCTCTGACCAACCTGAAGAACAGAACCACTGTTACAAAGACCGAACAGAAATGAATATAGACCCACTGAAACCTGGAGACCTCAGCCTGACCCTCAAACACCCCACAGACAGAGATAACTCcacctacacctgcaccgtctacagcacagataaaaaaacaatcctaatgAAGAAACAAGTAGAGCTGAAAGTCAAAG TCCCCCTTGTCGAGGTGGAGGATTCAGGGctggagtctgtccagctggCACACAAAGCTACACTTAACCTGCCTAAAGACGCTAAAGTTGAGTGGACGGACAGTTCATACAGGATGCTTCACGTGTATCCAAGCAGCTCTGACCAGCCTGAAGAACAGGACCGCCGTTACAGAGGACGAACAgagatgaatgaagacctgctgaaaaaTGGAGACCTCACCctgaccctgaaacaccccACAGACTGGGACAGAGGCCCCTACACCTGCACCATCTACAGCACGGAGGGAAACATCCTGATGAGGAAGCAAGTGGATCTGAAAGTCGGAG tctgtcaggtggaggtggaggagggggcggagtctgtccagctgcccttcaaaaccacagaaaacctGCCTGAAGATGTTAGAGTGAAGTGGAGGGACAGATGCAACAGGAAGCTTCACGTGTATCAGAACGGCTGGAGGGCTGAAGAACAGCACCAGGTTTACAGAGACCGaacgaagatgaatgaagacctgctgaaaactggagacctcagtctgaccctgaaacaccccACAGTGAGAGACAGTGGGAGATACAACTGTGTAGTCGACAGCAGGAATCTCTACAGATACAAAACGGTGCTGCTTAAAGTCAaag GGAGAGTTCAGGTCCAGGATCAAACAGGGGACATCAGGAACAGAAGCAGCTCCATTGATCCGACTCCTCTGATGGCTGATCAATCAGTTTGA